The genome window TTCATTGTCTCATACCGCATAGTCACCCTGCTGACGTGTACGGGCCGAGGCAAAACGCTAAGTCTCCTTATGCGGGCGATAGCCACGCTGAAACTGACCGTATCTGCTACGTTTTAAATTCGTAAGTTGACACAAAAAAGCGGGGCAAAATGCCCCGCTTTTTTAGCTGCCGTCCCTAGCGCTGTAGCGTCAAGCCGCTAAATGAGCGCGTGGGGCTTAACGGCCCCTTGCTAGTTCTGAATAACCGGGAAATTAAAGTAGCTGACCGTGGCCTTCGGAGTGGTAACGGTGATCGTTAGCTGACCACTCCCGGGCGGAGGAGGGCTGTCGGCGCTACCAGCCTCGGAGGAAACCTCGAATCTGAATGTGAATGGCCCCGTCGCGTTGGTGTTGTTTACCGTGTACTCCGAGGGAGTCCCGATCAATCCCTTGGTAGTGCTTGCCGCGACGGTCGTACCGGCGGGCAGTACCTGGCCGTTGCTGTCGCTTAGCGCGATGACGAAGTCTCCCGGCAGGACAAGCGTCGTGGAGGAGTCGGGGCTTTGCAAAACGGGGAGCGAACCGGACATGACCAGAATGATTGATTCCCGCACGTGGACGCTGCGGGGCACGTCCCCGTTACAGCTCGCGTTATCGCGGGCGCAGAGCGCACCATTGTAGATGCCGTCCGGGCGATCGTAGGTGCCGTTGCTATTGAAGTCGAGGAACTCCTCGTCTGGGTCTCGCCGCGGCGTTGGTACGTCTTGATCGTCGCGGTCTTCACTGTCGTCGCGCCAGGCTTCGGGAAGATCAACGAAGGGCTCGCCGCTGTCGAAGCGGCCATTGCCGTTGGTATCGGTGAAGCTCTCTTCGCCGATCGCGGTGGCGAGGATGGTCACGCGGCCGCCGTCGGGGCGGCGGTCGATGGGGCGAGGATTCTGGCTGACCCAATCGACCGAGCAGGCACCATTCACGGTCTGGCAGGAACAGCCGGCATCGTCGATGGAGCCGCCCTCCGTGGTGAACGAGACGGTGGCGCCGTTCGCGACGCGGTTGTTGAAGTGGTCGGCCAGACGGACGGTGATGGGAACGCGCTCGCCGTCGAAGCCCAGCGCCTCCGGGTTAAGCGTCTCGGCGCTTATAGACATACTGCCCTGGTCGGGAAGACCGGATGAGATCCTGAGGAGATCCGACTGCGTAGCGATGGTAGTAGTGCTCAAAATGGCGGTGACTCGTACCGAGGTGATCACGCTGCCGGAGGTAACCACGGTTTGCACGTCGCCGTCCGCCCCGGAGACGGGCGAAAGACCGAGTCCGCCCGCGTTGGTGTTAAGGGCGAACCAGACTTCGGCGTTAGCGACCGGTTGGCCGACCGAGTCAATCACCCTGAATACAACCACGGAAGTTTCCGAGCGGCCCGCGCCGCCGGCACCCTGCAGGCCGATGATCGTGGGCGTAGCGGAGACGAAAAACGGATGGAGCCTGCACTGGCTGGCCTTTAGTATCGGCAAGCTGCCCGTGGCCGAGAGCCTGGCGCCGCCGACAGTGGCTCTGGCAGTGATGGTATCGGTACGGTCGCACCCGTTCGCGGTGTTAGGTGGTCGTAGCGCGGCCAGTGACGGCCGCGACGGAGGCGGCAAGCGACAACCCCAGCATCGCCGGCAGAAGATGCTTCATATTTATCGAATTTCATGACTGTCCCTCAAAGTGATCGAGCGCCCTGGGTCTTTTGGCGCAACCGTACATGCGGATAACGAACCAGGCAGAGTAACGTCAGAAGCGGCGGACGTAGCCGATACCGATGTGCTCAAGCTTGTAGCTCACATCGTCCTTCTCTGTGTCCAAATATCGCACGTACTCGAAATTAAGACCGCTACGCTCGTTGGCGAACAGGTCCACGCCCACGCCCCATGACAACCCGCTGTCCGATGCGTCGGGGCTGACTCCGTTCGTAAGCTTGGTTTCAATATCGGCGTAGGAGTAACCCGCTATTCCGTATATCCCATAGCGGCGTTCCCGTGTGGGTAGCAAACCGAAACGCGCGAGACCCGCACCGAAATAATTGACGTCAATCTTGGTACCGTCGGACAATTCATCCTCGTCGAGCGTGGTGCCGCCGCGCAGCTCTACACCCAGGAATTGATTGAAGTCACGACCCACGCGGCCGGTAACCACGAGTGGTTCGGCGCTCTCGGCAACGGCATCACGACTGAAATCCATCTTGCCGACCATGATGCCGAAGAATGTATAGTTCGACTGATCGTTATCGGCCTCGACACGCGCGAAACATACCGACAAAATGACCACAACGGCGAGCGAACAGGTACTTCTGCGCATGATTTTCCCCAGTGCAGGTTGTTTTTTTTAAGCAATAGCCATCTTACGACGTGACTTTTCCCGCGCCACCGCAGCGCTTGCAGGCGGTGTGCTTCCGCCGACGAATGGCAACGGCGCATGCCAAGTAGAGACGAAGAGGCTGTAAGCAGTTGCCTCATCCGGCACTTGACCACGACGGTCGGAATATGTTGACAGCCCTGCGAGCCGGATTTAACGTTCGGTACGAGGGCATTTGCTCCCGTTAAAGGACAATACGATGCCTATGCACAGCAAAAAAGGGGCAGCCAGGGGGCTAGTTTTATGCCTGTCGATAAGCCTGTTACTGGCGGATGGGGCAATGGGAGCCGGAATGTATGAGGAGCAGCACAATCAGCGTTCAGCGGGAGCCATGGCCGTCGATGTGATCGCGGTGCGCCCATTGGGATTCGTCGCTACGGTGCTGGGGACGGGATTGTTCGTCGTTTCCCTGCCGTTCAGCGCGCTGGGGGGCAACGTGGACGAGGCGGCGGAAAATCTGGTGGTCGGTCCGGCCCGTTTTACCTTCGTTCGGCCGCTGGGTGATTTCGACACTTACCGTCGGCAGGGCCGTAGCGGCGCTCGCATGTAGCAACGCCGGCGGTTACCGGTTCAGCGCTTTCAACCGATAAACCAGTTCCAGCGCATCCTTCGGGCTAAGCGCATCGGGCTCGACAGTGTCGAGCAACGCGGTCGCGGGACAGCGTATGGACCGACCCAGCGGCAGCGCGAGTTGTGCGGTCGCTAGTGCAGGCGACTCATCAACCGCCCGCTCCTCAAGAATTCTCAGCCGCTGCCTGGCGGCCTCGATCACGGCGGGTGGAATCCCCGCCAGCCGCGCCACCTGCAAACCGTAGCTTTGATTCGCCGGCCCTTCCTTGACCGCGTGCAGGAACACAATGCTGTCCGCGTGTTCGATGGCATCGCAATGCACGTTGGCGATGGTCTCCTGCAACTCCGCCAGCGCCGTGAGCTCGAAGTAATGCGTCGCGAACAAGGTGAACGCACGATTGGTTTGCGCCAAATGCAGCGCACAGGACCAGGCCAGCGATAAACCGTCGAAGGTGCTGGTGCCGCGGCCGATTTCGTCCATCAGCACCAGACTCGATGACGTTGCATTGTTGAGGATATTCGCGGCCTCGCTCATTTCCACCATAAACGTGGAACGCCCCGCGGAGAGATCGTCAGCGGCGCCGATGCGGGTGAAGATGCGATCGATCGGACCGATAATCGCGCGTCGCGCGGGTACGTAACTGCCGATATGTGCCAGCAGCACGATCAACGCCACCTGCCGCATGTAGGTCGATTTCCCGCCCATGTTGGGGCCGGTCACGATCAGCATGCGGCGGCCTGCGTCCAACTGTATATCGTTCGGTACGTACGGCTCGCGCAGCACGCGTTCGATC of Gammaproteobacteria bacterium contains these proteins:
- a CDS encoding porin family protein, producing the protein MRRSTCSLAVVVILSVCFARVEADNDQSNYTFFGIMVGKMDFSRDAVAESAEPLVVTGRVGRDFNQFLGVELRGGTTLDEDELSDGTKIDVNYFGAGLARFGLLPTRERRYGIYGIAGYSYADIETKLTNGVSPDASDSGLSWGVGVDLFANERSGLNFEYVRYLDTEKDDVSYKLEHIGIGYVRRF